Proteins encoded by one window of Brevibacterium atlanticum:
- a CDS encoding long-chain-fatty-acid--CoA ligase, with product MLTGIPSTLGDSYQLNTTTLIRHAATVFGQSEVVYRRSDGSWGRSNYAEEFKRMAQLAHGLDELGVGAGSMVGVIDWNSRRHLELYFSVPGVAATMLQLNLRLAPEDLAYVVSHSKSDWIFVDESLLHVAEALAPKLDVKGWVVMTDKPASEIETSLNNVVFYEDLIADKPETYDWPVVDEKTAAYAGYTTGTTGRPKGVYYSHRSIYLHTMGGLAALHADFDDCVMPITPMFHVLSWGFPQNAVAAGAKLVLPGKFAAEEFGAIGQAFIEEGVTLANGAPAIFAPMLAMMKNMPQPPDLSGVRLVSGSSEPPLSMMRGFKEITGAEVIHGYGATETTPLATTNWKLKPGMDLDEEERWDLKRSQGLPIIGVDLKIVDPTGEELPRDGKSMGEILMRGPWITESYYQLPDNSERFLDGWWRSGDVGVIDENGYLKITDRLKDVIKSGGEWISSIDMENGILDNPNVKEAAVIGVPDAKWDERPVAYVVANDGAEVTREDIIETLGERFAKWQMPDEVNVVDELPRTSVGKLDKKLLRKEWDEK from the coding sequence ATGCTCACTGGCATTCCATCCACCCTCGGCGACAGCTACCAACTCAACACCACCACCCTCATCAGGCATGCGGCCACGGTCTTCGGCCAGTCCGAAGTCGTCTACCGCCGCTCCGACGGCTCGTGGGGCCGATCGAACTACGCCGAGGAATTCAAGCGCATGGCCCAACTGGCGCACGGCCTCGACGAACTCGGCGTCGGCGCCGGCTCCATGGTCGGCGTCATCGACTGGAACTCCCGCCGCCACCTCGAGCTCTACTTCTCCGTCCCCGGCGTCGCCGCGACCATGCTCCAGCTCAACCTGCGCCTCGCGCCCGAAGACCTCGCCTACGTCGTCAGCCATTCGAAGTCCGACTGGATCTTCGTCGACGAATCGCTGCTCCACGTCGCCGAGGCACTCGCTCCGAAGCTCGACGTCAAAGGCTGGGTCGTCATGACCGACAAGCCCGCGTCCGAGATCGAGACGAGCCTGAACAACGTCGTCTTCTACGAGGACCTCATCGCCGACAAGCCCGAGACCTACGACTGGCCCGTCGTCGACGAGAAGACCGCCGCCTACGCCGGCTACACCACCGGCACCACCGGCCGACCGAAGGGCGTGTACTACTCGCACCGCTCGATCTACCTGCACACCATGGGCGGGCTCGCGGCACTCCACGCCGACTTCGACGACTGCGTCATGCCGATCACCCCGATGTTCCACGTCCTGTCCTGGGGCTTCCCGCAGAACGCCGTGGCCGCTGGTGCCAAGCTCGTACTGCCGGGCAAGTTCGCGGCCGAGGAATTCGGCGCGATCGGCCAGGCCTTCATCGAAGAGGGCGTCACCCTGGCCAACGGTGCACCGGCGATCTTCGCCCCGATGCTCGCGATGATGAAGAACATGCCGCAGCCGCCCGACCTCAGCGGAGTCCGCCTCGTGTCCGGATCCTCGGAGCCCCCGCTGTCGATGATGCGCGGGTTCAAGGAGATCACCGGCGCCGAGGTGATCCACGGTTACGGTGCCACCGAGACGACCCCGTTGGCCACGACGAACTGGAAGCTCAAGCCCGGCATGGACCTGGACGAGGAGGAGCGCTGGGACCTCAAGCGCTCGCAGGGCCTGCCGATCATCGGCGTCGACCTCAAGATCGTCGATCCCACCGGTGAGGAGCTGCCGCGCGATGGGAAGTCGATGGGCGAGATCCTCATGCGCGGACCCTGGATCACCGAGTCGTACTACCAGCTGCCGGACAACTCCGAGCGGTTCCTCGACGGCTGGTGGCGCTCGGGCGACGTCGGCGTCATCGACGAGAACGGCTACCTCAAGATCACCGACCGCCTCAAGGACGTCATCAAGTCCGGCGGCGAGTGGATCTCCTCGATCGACATGGAGAACGGCATCCTCGACAATCCGAACGTCAAGGAAGCCGCCGTCATCGGCGTCCCCGACGCGAAGTGGGATGAGCGCCCCGTGGCCTACGTCGTGGCGAATGACGGCGCCGAGGTGACCCGTGAGGACATCATCGAAACGCTTGGTGAGCGGTTCGCGAAGTGGCAGATGCCCGATGAGGTCAACGTCGTCGACGAACTCCCCCGCACCTCGGTGGGCAAGCTGGACAAGAAGCTGCTGCGCAAGGAGTGGGACGAGAAGTGA
- a CDS encoding enoyl-CoA hydratase-related protein, with protein MSDSVLVSVSGGVTTISINRPESLNALTQESVLAIGDAVREAEANTQAIVLTGNDRAFSSGADLQGGVAERQGIELDQANAIIRSLIDASVPTIAAVSGPAAGIGCSFALACDYLVMSEKSYLMLPFTKIGLMPDGGATALVAASAGRHRALRLALTGEKLPAADAFDWGLASEVVPAGEHLTRASELAAAWAKGAPQAMAAAKAAINDATLTELDGAFSREVEGQARLRASQDFVEGVAAFLEKRTPTFTGE; from the coding sequence TTGTCCGACAGCGTTCTCGTCAGCGTCAGTGGTGGCGTCACCACGATTTCCATCAACCGGCCGGAGAGTCTCAACGCCCTCACGCAGGAGTCGGTGCTGGCCATCGGCGACGCCGTGAGAGAGGCGGAGGCGAACACTCAGGCCATCGTCCTCACCGGCAACGACCGCGCATTCAGCTCCGGGGCCGATCTGCAGGGCGGAGTCGCCGAGAGGCAGGGGATCGAACTCGACCAGGCGAATGCGATCATCCGCAGCCTCATCGACGCCTCCGTGCCCACGATCGCAGCGGTCTCCGGACCGGCCGCCGGCATCGGCTGTTCATTCGCCCTGGCCTGCGACTACCTCGTCATGAGCGAGAAATCCTATCTCATGCTCCCCTTCACGAAGATCGGCCTCATGCCCGACGGCGGTGCCACGGCACTCGTCGCCGCCTCGGCGGGTCGGCACCGTGCCCTGCGCCTGGCTCTGACCGGGGAGAAGCTGCCCGCCGCCGACGCCTTCGACTGGGGACTGGCCAGCGAAGTCGTGCCCGCCGGCGAACACCTCACCCGCGCGTCCGAGCTCGCTGCGGCGTGGGCCAAGGGAGCACCCCAGGCGATGGCCGCGGCCAAGGCCGCGATCAACGATGCCACCCTCACCGAACTCGACGGCGCCTTCTCTCGCGAGGTCGAGGGACAGGCACGGCTGCGAGCCTCGCAGGACTTCGTCGAGGGCGTCGCCGCCTTCCTCGAGAAGCGCACCCCGACGTTCACCGGCGAGTGA
- a CDS encoding GNAT family N-acetyltransferase, whose translation MEHPPGRRDDGDQAGDQGQPGGHVRSDGHEVPGGHVRSDDPSYVLDRPSAEDVEELFAIDSDPRVWTHLPSGRMTGRGEAKAILARLTQQWELDGLGPWMVRDVAGGDLLGHCGCSLRGVPEPGASRSVPGAFWNLGYRFRPEAQGRGLATAVSRDAIDDAALIDAELPVVAYLLEHNTASAQVARKLGFDLVHRAPDAGNPDPAAIRLVFADRELTSVQLDATLR comes from the coding sequence ATGGAGCACCCTCCGGGCCGGCGGGACGATGGCGATCAGGCGGGCGACCAGGGCCAGCCGGGCGGCCACGTGCGTTCGGACGGCCACGAGGTTCCGGGCGGCCACGTGCGTTCGGACGACCCGAGCTACGTGCTCGACCGGCCGAGCGCGGAGGACGTCGAGGAGCTCTTCGCCATCGACTCCGACCCGCGAGTGTGGACGCATCTGCCCAGCGGACGGATGACGGGCAGGGGTGAGGCGAAGGCGATCCTCGCGCGACTGACTCAGCAATGGGAACTCGACGGCCTCGGGCCGTGGATGGTGCGCGACGTTGCCGGCGGTGACCTCCTCGGCCATTGCGGCTGCTCGCTGCGCGGGGTGCCCGAACCCGGTGCGTCCCGGAGCGTGCCGGGCGCGTTCTGGAATCTCGGCTACCGGTTCCGCCCCGAGGCACAGGGGAGGGGACTGGCGACCGCGGTCTCCCGCGACGCCATCGACGACGCCGCCCTCATCGACGCCGAGCTACCGGTCGTGGCGTATCTGCTCGAGCACAACACCGCCTCGGCGCAGGTCGCCCGCAAGCTCGGCTTCGATCTCGTCCATCGGGCACCGGATGCCGGCAACCCGGACCCTGCGGCCATCCGACTCGTCTTCGCCGACCGCGAACTCACTTCCGTTCAGCTGGACGCGACCCTGCGCTGA